CTGTTCAAACCAGACTTCAAAGGCATCCTTGAAATGTCGTATCTTTGGCATGTGCCTCATCGTATTGATGGCGGCAGGTTTACAAGCCTCCTGCCACATTTTCGTCCAACGCAAATTGATGATGCGCTCCGGGCGGCACTGGCCGACCGGCTGCGATAGGTTAACCTCACAGAACACCTTGTATTTTCCGGATGCGACACGGCGACAGATTAGGGTCAGGACCCTAGGCTTGATCGATAAGGGGCGAAGGCTTCTACCAGGAAATCGAACACCCAGCGCACTCTTGCGCTCGTCTTGAGTTCAGAGTGAGCGACCAGATATATTGGCAAAGAACGGGGTTTGTGGTCGGGCAAAAGCCGTACAACCCTCTGTTCTACAAGTCCTACTTGCAGCTGGTTGAAGCCTATTCCGTATCCTGCCAGCACCATTTGCCAATTCACGATCTGATTATCACATCGGAATGGGAAAAACTCGCGATTGATGATCAGGTTTTCTGTCAGAAAACCTTTGATAACCTCCTTATTGCGATCGAAGCCGACGATATCGTGATCCATCAGCTCCGCGACCGATGTAGGCGTTTTGCGCTTCGCCAGGTAGTCCGTCGAGGCGAAGACTCCGATCTCTAAGTCGCCGACTTTTCTGGCAATTAGCTCACCTTGTGTTGGTTGATACATTCGCACAGCGATATCAGCCTCCCTGAGCAAGAGGTTGCTGGATGTATCCGATGCCACCAGTTCGATATCAATTTCCGGTTTCGCTCTGCGGAGGTCTGCGATCATCGCCGGAAGACAATACACTGCGACGCTTTCGCTTGCCGCAATCCGGACCGTTCCATTGATTGTTGTCCTAGCGTCGCTTG
This DNA window, taken from Parasphingorhabdus litoris DSM 22379, encodes the following:
- a CDS encoding LysR family transcriptional regulator, which translates into the protein MSYDLNWMDLKVFAAVAKHRSLKSAAKHGAASQPTLSRRISALEHALGVKLFERTSNGLALTEVGKILRIHADEMNRSAARLMLTASDARTTINGTVRIAASESVAVYCLPAMIADLRRAKPEIDIELVASDTSSNLLLREADIAVRMYQPTQGELIARKVGDLEIGVFASTDYLAKRKTPTSVAELMDHDIVGFDRNKEVIKGFLTENLIINREFFPFRCDNQIVNWQMVLAGYGIGFNQLQVGLVEQRVVRLLPDHKPRSLPIYLVAHSELKTSARVRWVFDFLVEAFAPYRSSLGS